The DNA region TGAACTAAAAAGTTATTATTATGAAAAAGACCAGAATTACAATATCACACCAACTAGAAAAAACCAAACACAATTTTCTGGTGCTGAATCCAGATAAGTTATCACGAATTGAATCTGAAAGAATAATGAAAAAGATGGGTATTTCAGTGCTTTTAGTGAACGGAAAGCTTTATACAGGATAGCATGTAAAAATAGTTAATTTTATTTGTTTGATATTCAGAGTTTTAGCATGTTCTATAAAAGTTTTTTCACTATCCCTACTTGAAACCATAGAAAGAAAATAGTACCTTTGTAATAGATTGATGCACAGGGTATAAACTATATAATGTAGCTCCTGTAACTCTTTTTACTCAGAAACTCGTATGAGGACAGTAAGCTGTTTAAGCGTATAATTTTATTCACCACTTTGTCTCTAAAAAGTGGTTTCAGCAAACATCTTTTTTTAATTAGGGCATTCTATGCCTATGGGGATTCTATGCTTTTTGCATTTTATCTGTGTCTGATTCGTCATGTTCGTACGTTTCGGAATGGTCATACTTGACTAAAAAATAATTCTCCCCACTCGTAATAAAACACTGGAGATTGAGTGGTACAGAGTTTTGAAATTAATAAATGAAGAAAAAAATTTAAGAATTCTTACAATTTTTGAGGTTGCTGAAAGAATAAAAACGAAAGATAATACTGCTACGAAAAAGTGGCTTGAAAAAAAGGGTGTCAAAATCTACACAGATACAAAAACACATTACGTATATGAAATTGATGTCGCTGTGGAAATAGATAAACCTTGGGTAATTAATTTAATGGATAGATACCCAGAAAATTGGAAAGAAGTATATAAAAAGACAGTAAAAGATAATGCTGTTTACGAAATGGTATTGTTAAATCTTGGAGAAGACGTAAGCTATTTACCAAAAACTAAAATTAAAAGTTTGAATGGAAACGATAAAAAATTATTTGAAAAATTAACAGCATGAGCAGATTAAAACTTCCTAAAAACCCACATACTGGGTTGAAGATATACTGTCATAAATGTAAGTTGGATAATCCTTCTTGTAATCACTATGACATTCAAAAGTATAGGGTGAGAATCCATATAAGTGGCACAAAAAACAAAAAAGTAACAAAAGTATTAAAGTCGAGAGATTATAAAGATGCTGTATCTGAAGCCATATTAATTGAAAAAGAATTAAAGGCAAATAATTATCAGAAAGTCAAAACTACATGTAGCGGGAATGATTATTCAATTGTTGATGCTGTTATAAGGTATAATCAATACTTATCTGGTAATTATGAGTTTGCTCAGCACGTCAAAGATGTTTCAAAAGGACATAAAGATGAATGTATTAGATTTTGCACATATTTCTGTAATTCTTTCAAGGGAGCAAAGAATATAGAAATAACGAGAATTATTGATGTTACTAAAAATGATGTAGCACGTTTTTACTTATGGGCTAATGGTCATTTTGGTAGTGAAGTTAGTTTTAATAAGTGTATGGGAGCATTAAAAGCTTTTTTTAAATTCTTAATTGATATTGAAGATATAAATATGAAGAACCCTTTTGAATCTTACACTTCAAAAAAGAAAATCAAAAAAAATGTAGAAACTTTAACGAAAGATGAATTTGATAGTGTAATATCTGTAATAGATACAGCGAATCCTATTGTAAAACTTGGAGGCAAAGGAGAAAAGAAAAATTTGTATAGATTCTATCTTAAAGATGGGTTTAAACTTTTTTTATTAACTGGTGGGAGAAGAGAAGAAGTCGTAGAACTAAAATGGAGTGATATATTAACTAAAATTGATGGTACTAAGTTTTTTAAAATTGATAATAAAAAGGTTAATAGACAAAAAGATACTGATGAATATGTGAAGTATTTACCAATAAATCATGATTTATTTGAACTATTGATTAAGCTAGGATACAACGAAAAGAAGACAACAAATGATTTCATTTTGTATCCAGACCGTAAGGTAAAAAGCATAACAATAATGAATGACCTATCAAAAGCTTTTACTCACTATAAAAAAGAAGCTGGTATTACTAAGTCAGTATCTTTAAAAAACTTAAGAAAAACCTACATCACTTGGTTGAGATTAGCTATGGGTAAAGATACAAGGCTATTGACATCTCATGGAGGTGAACAGGTGTTGATTGACCATTATATTGATAGTACAATTTTGAATGCAGTTGAAAAAGCGGCTTTAAATTTCAAAGTATATGAAGTATAATCATCACTCTTTATCATCACTCCAATAAAAAAGCCCAGTCGTTAAACTGGGCTTTCCTTAGTAGCGAAGACGGGAGTTGAACCCGTGACCTCAGGGTTATGAATCCTGCGCTCTAACCAACTGAGCTACCTCGCCAAATGTTCAGGTCAATACTGTTCCTGATTGCGGGTGCAAAGATAGGAATAAAAATATATCACGCAAGAAAAAAATGCAGAAAAAAATATTTTTAAAAACGTTTTTTTTTAGATATTATATTGTATATATTCGAAAAAAATAAATCGGTCTTTTATGGATGTTAAAGTACGTTATGAAATAGAGTTTCCTATAAACTCTTCACCACAATTATTGTATCAATATATATCTACTCCTTCTGGTTTGGCAGAATGGTTTGCTGATGATGTTAATTCCAGAGGGGAGTTTTTTACTTTTATTTGGAATGATTCAGAAGAAAAAGCAAGATTAGCTTCGAAAAAATCAGGTGAAAAAGTAAAATTCAAATGGGTAGATTCGGCAAATAAGGATACCGATTATTTTTTTGAATTGCATATCTTAGAGGATGAATTGACTAAAGATGTTTCTTTGATGATTGTAGATTTTGCGGAAGAAGATGAAATTGATGAAGCCAAACAATTGTGGGAAAATCAAATCTCGGATTTAAAACATCTATTAGGTT from Flavobacterium nitratireducens includes:
- a CDS encoding tyrosine-type recombinase/integrase, which encodes MSRLKLPKNPHTGLKIYCHKCKLDNPSCNHYDIQKYRVRIHISGTKNKKVTKVLKSRDYKDAVSEAILIEKELKANNYQKVKTTCSGNDYSIVDAVIRYNQYLSGNYEFAQHVKDVSKGHKDECIRFCTYFCNSFKGAKNIEITRIIDVTKNDVARFYLWANGHFGSEVSFNKCMGALKAFFKFLIDIEDINMKNPFESYTSKKKIKKNVETLTKDEFDSVISVIDTANPIVKLGGKGEKKNLYRFYLKDGFKLFLLTGGRREEVVELKWSDILTKIDGTKFFKIDNKKVNRQKDTDEYVKYLPINHDLFELLIKLGYNEKKTTNDFILYPDRKVKSITIMNDLSKAFTHYKKEAGITKSVSLKNLRKTYITWLRLAMGKDTRLLTSHGGEQVLIDHYIDSTILNAVEKAALNFKVYEV
- a CDS encoding START-like domain-containing protein, giving the protein MDVKVRYEIEFPINSSPQLLYQYISTPSGLAEWFADDVNSRGEFFTFIWNDSEEKARLASKKSGEKVKFKWVDSANKDTDYFFELHILEDELTKDVSLMIVDFAEEDEIDEAKQLWENQISDLKHLLGSV